The following proteins are encoded in a genomic region of Alnus glutinosa chromosome 8, dhAlnGlut1.1, whole genome shotgun sequence:
- the LOC133875978 gene encoding uncharacterized protein LOC133875978, whose amino-acid sequence MKKKLELEDEPDLEILKAVAQAWHSHTGSSKPMNEFDASRRNFKGNPSRFKLQATSKSSAKDVNSKVATWDFGQSLCDSYEIVTLSKRLEVGLLESDNIPFTGLDSQSRVHRRRKESKHSLRNLLNKISSRRYNESAIPPEKDNLF is encoded by the coding sequence ATGAAGAAGAAGCTAGAGCTTGAAGACGAGCCAGACCTCGAAATCCTCAAGGCTGTGGCTCAGGCATGGCACAGCCACACCGGCAGCTCTAAACCAATGAATGAATTTGATGCCTCCCGGAGAAATTTCAAAGGCAACCCTTCTCGGTTCAAGCTACAAGCAACGAGCAAATCATCTGCTAAGGACGTCAACAGCAAGGTTGCAACTTGGGACTTCGGGCAGTCGTTATGTGACTCTTACGAGATTGTGACCTTGTCCAAAAGGTTAGAGGTAGGGCTACTGGAGTCAGATAATATTCCATTTACTGGGTTAGATAGTCAAAGCCGTGTCCATAGGAGGCGCAAGGAGAGCAAGCATAGCCTTAGAAATTTGTTGAATAAGATTTCTTCAAGGAGATATAATGAGTCTGCTATTCCACCGGAAAAGGATAATTTGTTTTGA